A window from Plectropomus leopardus isolate mb chromosome 21, YSFRI_Pleo_2.0, whole genome shotgun sequence encodes these proteins:
- the rmdn1 gene encoding regulator of microtubule dynamics protein 1, whose protein sequence is MAGIVLKRCVSWTLLSTSGAKSIRIRGTNRNYWTALRRTATVLTSRRAAFLLGLPTLSCLTYEAYHRVQSSAVVHALEKVEVLEQADYLYSCAETEKLYQLLLQYKDSDDAEFLWRLARASRDLSLLPNMEAERKKQLTFEGFEYAKKALEKDDKCFAAHKWYAVCLSDVGDYEGVKVKIGNSYIIREHLERAIELNPKDATSLHILGYWCFAFAELPWYQRKVAAVIFSSPPVSTYEEALEFFLKAEEVDPNFYSKNLLMLGKTYMGMKDTERARLFLTKAKDYPAHTLEDKEVHKEAVDLLKKLG, encoded by the exons ATGGCTGGGATAGTTTTAAAGCGATGTGTGAGCTGGACTTTACTGTCAACATCTGGTGCAAAAAGCATCAGGATCAGAGGGACAAACCGGAACTACTGGACAGCTTTAAGAAGGACTGCCACTGTTCTGACT AGCAGAAGAGCTGCATTTCTCCTGGGGCTCCCGACATTATCCTGTCTGACTTACGAAGCTTATCACAGAGTGCAGAGTTCAGCCGTGGTCCACGCTTTAGAAAAAG tggaGGTGTTGGAGCAGGCTGACTACCTGTACAGCtgtgcagaaacagaaaagctgtaccagctgctgctgcagtacaAGGACAG TGATGATGCGGAGTTCCTGTGGAGGCTGGCCCGGGCATCTCGTGACCTGTCGCTCCTGCCCAACATGGAGGCGGAGCGGAAGAAGCAGCTGACGTTTGAAGGCTTCGAGTATGCAAAGAAGGCACTGGAGAAGGATGACAAGTGTTTTGCGGCACACAAA TGGTACGCAGTCTGCCTCAGTGATGTCGGAGATTACGAGGGAGTCAAGGTGAAAATTGGAAATTCATACATCATCAGGGAACATCTAGAG agagCCATTGAGCTCAATCCCAAAGATGCCACTTCGTTACATATTTTGGGTTACTG GTGCTTTGCTTTTGCTGAGCTGCCTTGGTATCAACGCAAGGTGgctgcagtcattttttcatcaccaCCCGTGTCCACATATGAGGAG gctttgGAATTTTTCCTGAAAGCTGAAGAAG ttgatCCGaacttttacagtaaaaaccTGCTAATGCTCGGAAAGACCTACATGGGCatgaaagacacagagagagctcGGCTCTTTCTGACCAAAGCAAAAGACTACCCTGCTCACACACTGGAAGACAAAGAG
- the LOC121960574 gene encoding copine-3-like isoform X1 — protein sequence MAAGGPPRPGATHFATKVELSISCENLMDMDVFSKSDPLCALYINTSGSHWYELGRTEMILNCLNPKFAKKFVLDYYFEMVQRLKFCVYDIDNDTYDLSDDDFLGEIECTLGQIVSNRHMTRPLLLENKKPAGRGTITICAEEITDTRVANFEVSASRLDTKFLWWSDPFLEFFKLTETGWQLAHRTEVVYNNLNPIWRPFRISLRALCGGDVEKPVKPTTDVCLQVDCYDHRVNGSHALIGSFRTTLAEMQTGTHICPAEFECVSPKKLRKRNYKNSGIIAVKSCQVVREYTFLDYIMGGCQFNFTIAIDFTGSNGDPKSPQSLHYINPEGYNEYLTAIWAVGNVIQDYDSNKRFPVFGFGAQVPPLWHVSHEFPVNFDPANPFCEGIEGVVRAYQECLPQLKLWGPTNFSPIINHVACFARQALRQNVASQYFVLLIITDGVITDMDHTRTAIVEASRLPMSIIIVGVGGADFSEMEFLDSDDKLLSSPRGDVAARDIVQFVPFRDFKGNSVALAQSVLAELPDQVSSFFNSYKLKPPNVYNFPDPS from the exons ATGGCCGCAGGTGGGCCCCCAAGGCCAGGGGCCACCCATTTTGCCACCAAGGTGGAGCTGTCTATCTCCTGTGAGAACCTCATGGACATGGACGTCTTCTCGAAGTCCGACCCTCTGTGTGCTTTATACATCAACACATCAGGCTCCCACTGGTATGAG TTAGGACGCACGGAGATGATCCTGAACTGCCTGAACCCAAAGTTTGCCAAGAAGTTTGTGCTCGACTACTATTTCGAGATGGTGCAGAGGCTGAAGTTTTGCGTGTATGATATTGACAACGACACCTATGACCTGAGTGACGATGACTTTCTGGGGGAGATTGAATGCACCCTGGGCCAG ATTGTTTCTAACAGGCACATGACTCGACCTTTATTGCTGGAGAACAAGAAGCCTGCGGGTCGTGGGACGATCACA ATCTGTGCTGAGGAAATAACAGACACCAGAGTGGCAAACTTTGAGGTGTCAGCCAGTAGACTGGACACAAAG TTTTTGTGGTGGTCCGACCCTTTCCTGGAATTCTTCAAGTTAACAGAAACTGGATGGCAGCTGGCCCACAGGACAGAG GTGGTATACAACAACCTCAACCCAATATGGAGACCCTTCCGCATCTCATTGCGAGCTCTTTGTGGAGGTGACGTGGAGAAACCTGTAAAG CCAACAACAGATGTTTGTCTTCAGGTTGATTGTTACGACCACCGTGTCAACGGCTCCCATGCCCTCATTGGGAGCTTTAGAACCACACTTGCAGAGATGCAAACAGGAACACACATCTGCCCG gctGAATTTGAGTGCGTTTCCCCAAAAAAGTTAAGGAAGAGAAACTATAAAAACTCCGGGATCATTGCCGTCAAGAGCTGCCAG GTGGTGAGGGAGTACACCTTCCTGGATTACATCATGGGGGGGTGTCAGTTCAACTTCACC ATTGCCATTGACTTTACAGGCTCCAACGGGGATCCCAAGTCTCCCCAGTCACTCCACTACATCAACCCTGAAGGCTATAATGAGTACCTGACGGCCATCTGGGCAGTGGGTAATGTCATCCAGGACTATGACAG TAACAAGAGGTTTCCTGTCTTTGGTTTTGGAGCCCAGGTCCCTCCCCTATGGCAT GTGTCCCACGAGTTTCCTGTCAATTTCGATCCAGCAAACCCGTTCTGTGAGG GCATAGAGGGTGTTGTGAGGGCCTACCAGGAGTGTCTCCCCCAGTTGAAGCTCTGGGGCCCCACCAATTTCTCTCCGATTATCAACCATGTGGCCTGCTTTGCCAGACAAGCTCTCCGGCAGAATGTGGCTTCA CAATACTTTGTGCTGCTCATCATCACAGACGGAGTGATCACAGACATGGACCACACACGCACTGCCATTGTGGAGGCCTCTCGTCTGCCCATGTCTATCATCATAGTGGGTGTGGGCGGGGCAGACTTCAGCGAAATGGAGTTCCTCGACAGTGATGACAAACTACTGAGTTCGCCCAGAGGTGATGTCGCCGCTAGAGACATCGTCCAGTTTGTGCCGTTCAGGGATTTCAAA GGAAACAGTGTGGCCCTTGCCCAGAGTGTCCTGGCAGAGCTGCCTGATCAAGTGTCGTCCTTCTTCAATTCTTACAAACTGAAGCCCCCTAATGTCTATAATTTTCCTGACCCATCCTAG
- the LOC121960574 gene encoding copine-3-like isoform X2, whose translation MAAGGPPRPGATHFATKVELSISCENLMDMDVFSKSDPLCALYINTSGSHWYELGRTEMILNCLNPKFAKKFVLDYYFEMVQRLKFCVYDIDNDTYDLSDDDFLGEIECTLGQIVSNRHMTRPLLLENKKPAGRGTITICAEEITDTRVANFEVSASRLDTKFLWWSDPFLEFFKLTETGWQLAHRTEVVYNNLNPIWRPFRISLRALCGGDVEKPVKVDCYDHRVNGSHALIGSFRTTLAEMQTGTHICPAEFECVSPKKLRKRNYKNSGIIAVKSCQVVREYTFLDYIMGGCQFNFTIAIDFTGSNGDPKSPQSLHYINPEGYNEYLTAIWAVGNVIQDYDSNKRFPVFGFGAQVPPLWHVSHEFPVNFDPANPFCEGIEGVVRAYQECLPQLKLWGPTNFSPIINHVACFARQALRQNVASQYFVLLIITDGVITDMDHTRTAIVEASRLPMSIIIVGVGGADFSEMEFLDSDDKLLSSPRGDVAARDIVQFVPFRDFKGNSVALAQSVLAELPDQVSSFFNSYKLKPPNVYNFPDPS comes from the exons ATGGCCGCAGGTGGGCCCCCAAGGCCAGGGGCCACCCATTTTGCCACCAAGGTGGAGCTGTCTATCTCCTGTGAGAACCTCATGGACATGGACGTCTTCTCGAAGTCCGACCCTCTGTGTGCTTTATACATCAACACATCAGGCTCCCACTGGTATGAG TTAGGACGCACGGAGATGATCCTGAACTGCCTGAACCCAAAGTTTGCCAAGAAGTTTGTGCTCGACTACTATTTCGAGATGGTGCAGAGGCTGAAGTTTTGCGTGTATGATATTGACAACGACACCTATGACCTGAGTGACGATGACTTTCTGGGGGAGATTGAATGCACCCTGGGCCAG ATTGTTTCTAACAGGCACATGACTCGACCTTTATTGCTGGAGAACAAGAAGCCTGCGGGTCGTGGGACGATCACA ATCTGTGCTGAGGAAATAACAGACACCAGAGTGGCAAACTTTGAGGTGTCAGCCAGTAGACTGGACACAAAG TTTTTGTGGTGGTCCGACCCTTTCCTGGAATTCTTCAAGTTAACAGAAACTGGATGGCAGCTGGCCCACAGGACAGAG GTGGTATACAACAACCTCAACCCAATATGGAGACCCTTCCGCATCTCATTGCGAGCTCTTTGTGGAGGTGACGTGGAGAAACCTGTAAAG GTTGATTGTTACGACCACCGTGTCAACGGCTCCCATGCCCTCATTGGGAGCTTTAGAACCACACTTGCAGAGATGCAAACAGGAACACACATCTGCCCG gctGAATTTGAGTGCGTTTCCCCAAAAAAGTTAAGGAAGAGAAACTATAAAAACTCCGGGATCATTGCCGTCAAGAGCTGCCAG GTGGTGAGGGAGTACACCTTCCTGGATTACATCATGGGGGGGTGTCAGTTCAACTTCACC ATTGCCATTGACTTTACAGGCTCCAACGGGGATCCCAAGTCTCCCCAGTCACTCCACTACATCAACCCTGAAGGCTATAATGAGTACCTGACGGCCATCTGGGCAGTGGGTAATGTCATCCAGGACTATGACAG TAACAAGAGGTTTCCTGTCTTTGGTTTTGGAGCCCAGGTCCCTCCCCTATGGCAT GTGTCCCACGAGTTTCCTGTCAATTTCGATCCAGCAAACCCGTTCTGTGAGG GCATAGAGGGTGTTGTGAGGGCCTACCAGGAGTGTCTCCCCCAGTTGAAGCTCTGGGGCCCCACCAATTTCTCTCCGATTATCAACCATGTGGCCTGCTTTGCCAGACAAGCTCTCCGGCAGAATGTGGCTTCA CAATACTTTGTGCTGCTCATCATCACAGACGGAGTGATCACAGACATGGACCACACACGCACTGCCATTGTGGAGGCCTCTCGTCTGCCCATGTCTATCATCATAGTGGGTGTGGGCGGGGCAGACTTCAGCGAAATGGAGTTCCTCGACAGTGATGACAAACTACTGAGTTCGCCCAGAGGTGATGTCGCCGCTAGAGACATCGTCCAGTTTGTGCCGTTCAGGGATTTCAAA GGAAACAGTGTGGCCCTTGCCCAGAGTGTCCTGGCAGAGCTGCCTGATCAAGTGTCGTCCTTCTTCAATTCTTACAAACTGAAGCCCCCTAATGTCTATAATTTTCCTGACCCATCCTAG